One genomic segment of Pongo abelii isolate AG06213 chromosome 13, NHGRI_mPonAbe1-v2.0_pri, whole genome shotgun sequence includes these proteins:
- the DBH gene encoding dopamine beta-hydroxylase isoform X2 — MSRMQQSPAYVAQLLVRRLKAGVLFGMSDRGELENADLVVLWTDGDTAYFADAWSDQKGQIHLDSQQDYQLLQVQRTPEGLTLLFKRPFGTCDPKDYLIEDGTVHLVYGILEEPFRSLEAINGSGLQTGLQRVQLLKPNIPEPELPPDTYTMEVQAPNIQIPSQETTYWCYIKELPKGFSRHHIIKYEPIVTEGNEALVHHMEVFQCAPEMDNVPHFSGPCDSKMKPDRLNYCRHVLAAWALGAKAFYYPEEAGLAFGGPGSSRYLRLEVHYHNPLVIEGRKDSSGIRLYYTAKLRRFNAGIMELGLVYTPVMAIPPRETAFDLTGYCTDKCTQLALPPSGIHIFASQLHTHLTGRKVVTVLVRDGREWEIVNQDNHYSPHFQEIRMLKKVVSVHPGDVLITSCTYNTEDRELATVGGFGILEEMCVNYVHYYPQTQLELCKSAVDAGFLQRYFHLINRFNNEDVCTCPQASVSQQFTSVPWNSFNRDVLKALYSFAPISMHCNKSSAVRFQGEWNLQPLPKVISTLEEPTPQCPTSQGQSPAGPTIVSIGGGKG; from the exons GACGCCTGGAGTGACCAGAAGGGGCAGATCCACCTGGATTCCCAGCAGGACTACCAGCTGCTGCAGGTGCAGAGGACCCCAGAAGGCCTGACCCTGCTTTTCAAGAGGCCCTTTGGCACCTGTGACCCCAAGGATTACCTCATTGAG GACGGCACTGTCCACTTGGTCTACGGGATCCTGGAGGAGCCGTTCCGGTCACTGGAGGCCATCAACGGCTCAGGCCTGCAGACGGGGCTGCAGAGGGTGCAGCTCCTGAAGCCCAATATCCCCGAACCGGAGTTGCCCCCAGACACGTACACCATGGAGGTCCAAGCTCCCAATATCCAGATCCCCAGCCAGGAGACCACATACTGGTGCTACATTAAGGAGCTTCCAAAGGGCTTTTCTCGGCACCACATTATCAAG TACGAGCCCATCGTCACCGAGGGCAACGAGGCCCTCGTGCACCACATGGAAGTCTTCCAGTGCGCCCCCGAGATGGACAACGTCCCCCACTTCAGCGGGCCCTGCGACTCCAAGATGAAACCCGACCGCCTCAACTACTGCCGCCACGTGCTGGCCGCCTGGGCCCTGGGCGCCAAG GCATTTTACTACCCAGAGGAAGCCGGCCTTGCCTTCGGGGGCCCTGGGTCCTCCAGATATCTCCGCCTGGAAGTTCACTACCACAACCCGCTGGTGATAGAAG GACGAAAAGACTCCTCAGGCATCCGCTTGTACTACACAGCCAAGCTGCGGCGCTTCAACGCGGGGATCATGGAGCTGGGACTGGTGTACACACCAGTGATGGCCATTCCACCACGGGAGACCGCCTTTGACCTCACTGGCTACTGCACGGACAAGTGCACCCAGCTG GCACTGCCTCCCTCCGGGATTCACATCTTCGCCTCTCAGCTCCACACACACCTGACCGGGAGAAAGGTGGTCACAGTGCTAGTCCGGGACGGCCGGGAGTGGGAGATCGTGAACCAGGACAATCACTACAGCCCTCACTTCCAG GAGATCCGCATGTTGAAGAAGGTCGTGTCAGTCCATCCG GGAGATGTGCTCATCACGTCCTGCACGTACAACACGGAAGACCGGGAGCTGGCCACAGTG GGGGGCTTTGGGATCCTGGAGGAGATGTGTGTCAACTACGTGCACTACTACCCCCAGACGCAGCTGGAGCTCTGCAAGAGCGCTGTGGACGCCGGCTTCCTGCAGAGGTACTTCCACCTCATCAACAG GTTCAACAATGAGGACGTCTGCACCTGCCCTCAGGCGTCCGTGTCTCAGCAGTTCACCTCCGTTCCCTGGAACTCCTTCAACCGCGACGTACTGAAGGCCCTGTACAGCTTCGCGCCCATCTCCATGCACTGCAACAAGTCCTCAGCCGTCCGTTTCCAG GGTGAATGGAACCTGCAGCCCCTGCCCAAGGTCATCTCCACACTGGAAGAGCCCACTCCACAGTGCCCCACCAGCCAGGGCCAAAGCCCTGCCGGCCCCACCATTGTCAGCATTGGTGGGGGCAAAGGCTGA